One genomic window of Campylobacter curvus includes the following:
- the rplP gene encoding 50S ribosomal protein L16: MLMPKRTKFRKQMKGRNRGYATRGASLSTGEFALKAVEAGRVNSRQIEAARQALTRHVKRQAKIWIRVFPDKPLTKKPLQTRMGKGKAGVEEWVMNIKPGRILFEMAGVSEELAREALTLAMHKLSFKSKFVTRESENEIY; the protein is encoded by the coding sequence ATGTTGATGCCTAAAAGAACGAAATTTCGTAAGCAAATGAAAGGTCGCAATCGCGGCTATGCAACTCGCGGTGCATCTTTATCGACAGGCGAATTCGCACTAAAAGCCGTTGAAGCCGGGCGTGTAAATTCACGTCAGATCGAGGCAGCTCGTCAGGCTCTTACTCGCCACGTAAAAAGACAGGCTAAAATTTGGATCAGAGTTTTCCCTGATAAGCCGCTTACCAAAAAGCCTCTACAAACTCGTATGGGTAAAGGTAAGGCCGGAGTTGAAGAGTGGGTAATGAATATCAAGCCCGGTCGTATATTATTTGAAATGGCTGGTGTCAGCGAGGAGCTTGCACGCGAAGCTCTTACTCTAGCTATGCACAAACTGTCTTTCAAGTCAAAATTCGTAACGCGAGAGAGTGAAAATGAAATATACTGA
- a CDS encoding type Z 30S ribosomal protein S14 translates to MAKKSMIAKAARAPKFKVRGYTRCQICGRPHSVYKDFGICRVCLRKMANEGLIPGLKKASW, encoded by the coding sequence ATGGCAAAAAAATCAATGATAGCAAAAGCCGCTCGTGCTCCTAAATTTAAAGTGCGCGGCTATACAAGATGCCAAATTTGCGGACGTCCGCACTCTGTTTATAAAGATTTTGGAATTTGCCGTGTTTGCCTAAGAAAAATGGCTAACGAGGGGCTAATCCCCGGTCTTAAAAAAGCAAGCTGGTAA
- the rplR gene encoding 50S ribosomal protein L18: protein MTAKVLKRKLALRIKRKRRIRGKISGVATTPRVSIFKSNRTIYVQAIDDVTATTIVAADGRKLGIKANKEGAAILAKEFASALKAKKIDTAVFDRNGYLYHGVIAAFADALRENGIKL, encoded by the coding sequence ATGACAGCAAAAGTATTAAAAAGAAAACTCGCTCTTAGGATTAAGAGAAAAAGAAGGATCAGAGGTAAAATTTCAGGTGTTGCCACGACCCCTAGAGTCTCTATTTTCAAATCAAATAGAACTATTTATGTCCAAGCTATCGACGATGTCACGGCTACGACTATCGTTGCGGCAGACGGTAGAAAGCTAGGCATAAAGGCAAACAAAGAGGGTGCAGCTATCCTTGCTAAAGAATTTGCAAGTGCGTTGAAAGCTAAAAAGATAGATACGGCTGTTTTTGATAGGAACGGCTACTTGTATCACGGCGTCATCGCGGCATTTGCTGATGCTTTAAGAGAAAACGGCATAAAACTATAA
- the rplB gene encoding 50S ribosomal protein L2 has product MAIKSYKPYTPSRRYMTGLSSEDITAKPSVRSLLVKIPASGGRNNNGRITSRHKEAGAKKLYRIIDFKRKKFGIEGRVEAIEYDPNRNCRIALISYKDGEKRYIIRPNGLNVGDVIASIDEGALDIKPGNAMKLKFIPVGTIVHNIELKPGKGAQIARSAGGYAQLMGKEEKYVIVRMPSGEMRQILAECMASIGVVGNEDWANITIGKAGRNRYRGIRPQTRGSAMNPVDHPHGGGEGKKNSGRHPVTPWGKPTKGAKTRRKKASDKLIISRRKGK; this is encoded by the coding sequence ATGGCGATAAAATCATATAAACCATATACTCCAAGCCGTAGATATATGACGGGGCTAAGTAGTGAAGACATCACCGCTAAGCCAAGTGTCAGAAGCTTGCTTGTAAAAATTCCGGCAAGTGGCGGCAGAAACAACAACGGACGCATAACTTCAAGGCATAAAGAAGCAGGTGCGAAGAAGCTTTATCGTATCATCGACTTTAAGCGTAAGAAATTTGGTATCGAGGGCAGAGTAGAAGCGATCGAATACGATCCAAATAGAAACTGCCGTATAGCCTTGATCTCATATAAAGACGGTGAAAAACGCTATATCATTAGACCAAACGGCCTAAACGTAGGTGATGTCATAGCTTCTATCGACGAGGGCGCGCTCGATATAAAACCGGGCAATGCCATGAAGCTTAAATTCATCCCTGTCGGAACGATCGTTCATAACATCGAGCTAAAACCGGGTAAAGGTGCTCAGATAGCTCGCTCGGCCGGTGGATACGCACAGCTCATGGGCAAAGAGGAAAAATATGTCATCGTCAGGATGCCAAGCGGCGAGATGAGGCAAATTCTAGCCGAGTGTATGGCAAGTATCGGTGTCGTCGGCAACGAAGACTGGGCTAACATCACGATCGGTAAAGCAGGGCGTAACCGCTATAGAGGCATCCGCCCACAAACTCGCGGCTCGGCGATGAACCCGGTAGATCACCCACACGGCGGTGGTGAAGGTAAGAAAAATTCAGGTCGCCATCCGGTAACTCCGTGGGGCAAACCGACAAAAGGTGCTAAGACTCGCCGTAAAAAAGCAAGCGATAAGCTTATAATTTCAAGAAGGAAAGGAAAATAG
- the rpmC gene encoding 50S ribosomal protein L29 — MKYTEIKEKSVAELNALLKEKKVLLFTLKQKLKTMQLSNPNEIRALKKEIAQINTAISASK, encoded by the coding sequence ATGAAATATACTGAGATCAAAGAAAAAAGCGTTGCAGAATTAAACGCGTTGTTAAAAGAGAAAAAGGTGCTTTTATTTACACTAAAACAAAAGTTAAAAACTATGCAGTTAAGCAACCCTAATGAGATTAGAGCTCTCAAAAAAGAGATCGCTCAAATCAATACTGCAATCAGCGCTTCAAAGTAA
- the rplO gene encoding 50S ribosomal protein L15 yields MALQNLTPAPGSTHATKRLGRGQGSGNGKTAGKGNKGQRARKGYNEKRGFEGGQQPLQRRLPKVGFTSKFEKPYVINVEKITAIKELSEITVATIASVHKISKSVTKIKLIGVSAKELASKVKDENVSVSGSK; encoded by the coding sequence ATGGCATTACAAAATTTAACTCCGGCTCCTGGCTCGACTCATGCTACAAAGAGGCTTGGTCGCGGTCAAGGTAGTGGAAATGGTAAAACTGCTGGCAAAGGCAACAAAGGTCAAAGGGCAAGAAAAGGCTACAATGAAAAAAGAGGCTTCGAGGGTGGACAACAACCGCTTCAAAGACGCCTTCCGAAAGTTGGCTTTACGTCTAAATTCGAAAAACCTTATGTCATCAATGTAGAGAAAATCACCGCTATAAAAGAGCTTAGCGAGATCACTGTCGCGACGATCGCAAGCGTGCATAAAATTTCAAAAAGTGTAACAAAAATCAAACTTATCGGAGTAAGCGCAAAAGAGCTCGCTTCAAAAGTAAAAGACGAGAACGTTAGCGTTAGCGGATCGAAATAA
- the rplV gene encoding 50S ribosomal protein L22, which translates to MSKAIIKFVRLSPTKARLIAREVQGMNAELALASLQFMPNRGAKFIANAISSAVANGGFEPEEVVVSSCRVDAGPVLKRFRPRARGTASKIRKPTSHVMVEVSKAQKKEA; encoded by the coding sequence ATGAGTAAAGCAATTATAAAATTTGTAAGACTTTCTCCTACGAAAGCTAGACTAATAGCAAGAGAGGTTCAAGGAATGAACGCTGAGCTTGCCCTTGCAAGTTTGCAGTTCATGCCAAACCGCGGAGCTAAATTTATAGCCAACGCTATCAGCTCGGCTGTTGCAAACGGCGGGTTTGAGCCTGAAGAGGTTGTGGTGAGCAGTTGCCGTGTAGATGCCGGTCCTGTATTAAAAAGATTTAGGCCAAGAGCAAGAGGAACTGCGAGTAAAATTCGCAAACCGACTTCTCACGTAATGGTCGAAGTATCTAAAGCTCAAAAGAAGGAAGCGTAA
- the rpsC gene encoding 30S ribosomal protein S3: protein MGQKVNPIGLRLGINRNWESRWFPTKASLPENIGEDYKIRAFLKKKLYYAGISQILIERTAKKLRVTVVAARPGIIIGKKGQDVENLKNDVSKLIGKEVNVNIKEERKAQASAQLAAENVAMQLEKRVAFRRAMKKVIQGAQKSGAKGIKISVAGRLGGAEMARTEWYLEGRVPLHTLRAKIDYGVAEAHTTYGNIGIKVWIFKGEVLQKGVQPEKTEDDAPKKTRRPRRGK from the coding sequence ATGGGACAAAAAGTAAATCCAATAGGTCTTAGACTAGGCATCAACCGTAACTGGGAGTCACGCTGGTTCCCTACTAAAGCTAGCCTTCCTGAAAATATCGGCGAAGACTATAAAATTCGCGCATTTTTAAAGAAAAAACTTTACTATGCGGGGATCAGTCAAATCTTGATCGAAAGAACGGCCAAAAAGCTTCGTGTGACCGTCGTAGCGGCTCGTCCCGGTATCATCATCGGCAAAAAAGGCCAAGATGTCGAAAACCTAAAAAATGACGTCAGCAAGCTGATCGGCAAAGAGGTCAATGTAAATATAAAAGAAGAAAGAAAAGCTCAAGCCTCCGCTCAACTAGCGGCCGAAAACGTCGCTATGCAGCTTGAAAAACGTGTGGCTTTCCGCCGCGCAATGAAAAAGGTCATCCAAGGCGCTCAAAAATCAGGTGCCAAGGGTATCAAAATTTCAGTTGCAGGACGTCTAGGTGGTGCCGAAATGGCCAGGACAGAGTGGTATCTAGAAGGCCGCGTGCCGCTTCATACGTTAAGAGCGAAGATCGATTACGGCGTTGCGGAAGCACATACGACTTATGGAAACATAGGTATAAAAGTGTGGATCTTTAAAGGTGAAGTCCTTCAAAAAGGTGTCCAACCTGAAAAAACCGAGGACGATGCACCAAAGAAAACACGCAGACCAAGAAGAGGTAAATAA
- the rplX gene encoding 50S ribosomal protein L24: MANVKFQVKKGDLVKIIAGDDKGKTGKILSVLAKKSQVIVEGCKVAKKAIKPSEKTPNGGHINKEMPIHISNVAKVEG; the protein is encoded by the coding sequence ATGGCGAATGTAAAATTTCAAGTCAAAAAAGGCGATCTTGTAAAGATCATCGCCGGTGACGATAAAGGCAAAACGGGTAAAATTTTATCGGTCCTTGCTAAAAAAAGTCAGGTCATCGTTGAGGGCTGCAAAGTGGCTAAAAAAGCTATCAAGCCAAGCGAAAAGACACCAAATGGCGGTCATATAAACAAAGAGATGCCGATACACATTTCAAATGTAGCGAAAGTCGAGGGATAA
- the secY gene encoding preprotein translocase subunit SecY translates to MNKTLTNKILITLAFLFAYRILAYVPVPGVNVDVIKEFFNSNNSNALGLFNMFSGKAAERLSIISLGIMPYITSSIIMELLAATFPNLGKMKKERDGMQKYMQIIRYATIVITLIQSIGVSIGLQSITGRGGEQAIMIDMNVFIAISAVSMLTGTMLLMWIGEQITQRGIGNGISLIIFAGIVSGIPNAIGGTVNLINTSEMNFLVAIGIFIIILVTIGIIIFVEMGERRIPISYSRKVVMQNQNKRIMNYIPIKVNLSGVIPPIFASAILMFPSTILQASTNKYAQAINDFLNPQGYMFNFLTFLFVIFFAFFYASIVFNTKDISENLKRQGGFIPGVRPGENTASYLNDVAGRLTLSGAIYLGLISTLPWVLVKTMGVPFYFGGTSVLIVVSVALDTMRRIEAQIYMNKYQTLSAVGL, encoded by the coding sequence ATGAATAAAACATTGACCAACAAGATATTAATCACGTTGGCATTTTTGTTCGCGTACAGGATACTGGCGTATGTGCCGGTTCCTGGCGTTAATGTCGATGTGATTAAAGAATTCTTTAACTCGAATAATAGCAACGCTTTAGGATTATTTAATATGTTCAGCGGTAAGGCCGCCGAGCGTCTTAGTATCATATCTCTTGGTATCATGCCATACATCACCTCGTCGATCATCATGGAGCTTTTAGCGGCAACTTTTCCAAATTTAGGAAAGATGAAAAAAGAGCGTGACGGCATGCAAAAATATATGCAAATCATCCGCTACGCTACCATAGTCATCACTCTCATCCAGTCTATCGGCGTTTCTATCGGCCTTCAAAGCATAACAGGACGTGGCGGCGAGCAAGCTATAATGATAGATATGAACGTTTTCATCGCGATCTCTGCAGTATCTATGCTGACAGGAACTATGCTACTTATGTGGATAGGCGAGCAGATAACTCAGCGTGGTATAGGAAACGGTATAAGCCTTATCATTTTTGCAGGTATCGTTTCTGGAATTCCAAATGCGATCGGTGGAACGGTGAATCTAATAAATACAAGCGAGATGAATTTCTTGGTTGCGATCGGAATTTTCATCATTATTTTGGTGACTATCGGCATTATCATCTTTGTGGAGATGGGTGAGAGACGCATCCCTATCTCGTATTCACGCAAAGTCGTCATGCAAAATCAAAATAAGCGCATAATGAACTATATCCCGATAAAGGTAAATTTAAGCGGTGTCATCCCGCCTATCTTTGCCAGCGCGATACTTATGTTCCCTAGTACCATTTTGCAAGCAAGCACGAACAAATACGCTCAAGCCATAAACGACTTTTTGAATCCACAAGGATATATGTTCAACTTCTTGACGTTCCTTTTTGTCATCTTTTTTGCATTTTTCTACGCTTCTATCGTCTTTAACACAAAAGACATCAGCGAAAATTTAAAGAGACAAGGCGGGTTCATCCCCGGAGTCAGACCCGGTGAAAATACCGCGAGCTATCTAAACGATGTCGCAGGTAGGCTTACTCTAAGCGGTGCGATTTATTTAGGTCTCATCTCGACCTTGCCTTGGGTTTTGGTCAAAACCATGGGCGTGCCATTTTATTTTGGCGGCACATCGGTGCTTATCGTCGTTTCGGTCGCACTTGATACAATGAGGCGCATAGAGGCTCAAATTTATATGAACAAATACCAAACTCTAAGTGCGGTAGGTCTATAA
- the map gene encoding type I methionyl aminopeptidase: MAISLKRPAEIEKMRAANKIVAQTLDHVSTIIKPGISLLEIDKICEDMIRAAGAKPAFKGLYGFPNAACISVNEVVIHGIPNQYVLKEGDIVSVDIGSNLDGYFGDSARTFGVGKISKEDEELIACSKDALYFAVDFIRAGMHFKEVCYELEKFIIARGFVPLRGYCGHGIGRRPHEEPEIPNYLEGNNPKAGPKIKNGMVFCIEPMICHTDGTPIVGEDKWKVTAKDGLRTSHYEHCMAIIDNEAEILSIA; this comes from the coding sequence ATGGCGATCTCGCTAAAAAGACCCGCTGAGATCGAAAAAATGCGAGCGGCGAACAAGATCGTCGCTCAAACGCTAGATCACGTTTCTACCATAATAAAACCCGGAATTTCACTCCTTGAGATAGATAAAATTTGCGAAGATATGATAAGAGCCGCCGGTGCCAAACCCGCTTTTAAAGGGCTTTACGGCTTTCCAAACGCAGCTTGCATAAGTGTGAACGAAGTCGTCATACACGGTATCCCGAACCAATACGTTTTAAAAGAAGGCGATATCGTGAGCGTCGATATAGGCTCGAATTTAGACGGATATTTCGGCGATAGCGCCAGGACGTTTGGAGTCGGTAAAATTTCAAAAGAAGATGAAGAGCTCATCGCGTGCAGCAAGGATGCGCTTTATTTCGCGGTGGATTTCATAAGAGCTGGCATGCATTTTAAAGAGGTCTGCTACGAGCTTGAAAAATTTATAATAGCTCGCGGATTCGTGCCGCTTCGTGGATACTGCGGACACGGCATAGGCAGACGCCCTCATGAAGAGCCTGAAATTCCAAATTATCTGGAAGGAAACAACCCAAAGGCCGGTCCGAAGATCAAAAACGGGATGGTTTTTTGCATAGAGCCAATGATCTGCCACACTGACGGCACCCCGATAGTCGGTGAGGATAAATGGAAAGTCACTGCAAAAGACGGCCTAAGAACGAGCCATTACGAGCATTGTATGGCTATTATAGATAATGAAGCCGAAATTTTATCGATAGCTTGA
- the rplE gene encoding 50S ribosomal protein L5, producing MGRLKDKFNESIKPALVKEFDIKNPMLVPALEKIVISVGAGDSAKDQKVLQNMADTISLIAGQKAVITNAKKSVAGFKVREGFPVGIKVTLRKEQMYAFLDKLISIALPRVKDFRGLPKNGFDGRGNYNFGLSEQLMFPEVEYDKILRTHGMNITIATTAKNDKEAFKLLELFGLPFAKGK from the coding sequence ATGGGTAGATTAAAAGATAAATTTAACGAGAGCATAAAACCAGCTCTTGTAAAAGAATTCGATATCAAAAACCCGATGCTCGTTCCTGCGCTAGAAAAGATAGTCATCAGCGTTGGAGCAGGCGATTCTGCAAAGGATCAAAAGGTGCTTCAAAATATGGCTGATACCATCTCGCTTATCGCAGGGCAAAAAGCCGTCATCACGAACGCTAAAAAGTCAGTCGCTGGCTTTAAAGTGCGCGAGGGCTTTCCTGTGGGCATCAAAGTGACTCTTAGAAAAGAGCAGATGTATGCGTTTTTAGATAAGCTCATCTCTATCGCTCTTCCAAGGGTCAAAGACTTCCGTGGCTTGCCTAAAAATGGCTTTGACGGACGAGGCAACTATAACTTCGGTCTTAGCGAACAGCTTATGTTCCCAGAGGTCGAGTATGATAAAATTTTACGTACTCACGGTATGAATATCACTATCGCTACGACAGCTAAAAATGATAAAGAGGCATTCAAATTGCTAGAGCTATTTGGTTTGCCGTTTGCAAAAGGAAAGTAA
- the rplN gene encoding 50S ribosomal protein L14 translates to MIQSFTRLAVADNSGAKELMCIKVLGGSKRRYATLGDVIICSVKKALPNGKIKKGQVVKAVVVRTKKEVQRGNGSLIRFDENAAVILDNKREPIGTRIFGPVGREVRYANFMKIVSLAPEVL, encoded by the coding sequence ATGATCCAAAGTTTTACAAGACTTGCAGTTGCTGATAATAGCGGCGCAAAAGAGTTGATGTGTATAAAAGTTCTTGGTGGCAGTAAAAGACGTTACGCTACTTTGGGCGATGTTATCATTTGTTCTGTCAAAAAAGCTCTTCCAAACGGCAAGATCAAAAAAGGCCAAGTGGTAAAAGCCGTCGTCGTCAGAACTAAAAAAGAGGTTCAAAGAGGTAACGGTTCGCTCATAAGATTCGACGAGAACGCAGCCGTCATCCTAGATAACAAAAGAGAGCCAATCGGAACTCGTATCTTCGGGCCTGTGGGTCGTGAGGTTAGATATGCTAACTTTATGAAGATCGTTTCGCTTGCACCGGAGGTTTTATAA
- the rpsE gene encoding 30S ribosomal protein S5, producing the protein MEKYNREEFEEVIVDIGRVTKVVKGGRRFRFTALVVVGNRNGLVGFGYGKAKEVPDAMRKAIDDAFKNIIHVKLKGSTIPHDVEVKYNASRILLRPASEGTGVIAGGGARPIIELAGIKDILTKSLGSNNSANVVRATIKALSLLKS; encoded by the coding sequence ATGGAAAAATATAATAGAGAAGAATTTGAAGAAGTAATCGTCGATATCGGTCGGGTTACGAAGGTCGTCAAAGGCGGTCGTAGATTTAGATTTACGGCTTTGGTCGTCGTAGGCAACAGAAACGGACTAGTCGGCTTTGGCTACGGTAAAGCAAAGGAAGTACCTGACGCGATGAGAAAAGCTATCGATGATGCGTTTAAAAACATTATCCACGTCAAGCTCAAAGGCTCTACTATACCTCACGACGTAGAAGTCAAATATAATGCAAGTAGAATTCTGCTTCGTCCGGCTAGCGAAGGTACCGGTGTCATCGCTGGTGGCGGTGCACGTCCTATCATCGAGCTTGCAGGTATCAAAGATATCCTTACGAAATCACTTGGCTCAAATAACTCGGCAAACGTTGTCCGCGCTACTATAAAAGCGCTTAGTTTGCTAAAAAGCTAA
- the rpsH gene encoding 30S ribosomal protein S8 — MLNDLISDGLTRIRNASMRKLETAKLLHSKVVEATLSILAAKGYVESYNVVEENNKKFINVVLKYDDHGRSIINELKRVSKPGRRVYQGKDDIKRFKNGYGTVIVSTSKGVMSGIEASKVGVGGEVLCTVW; from the coding sequence ATGTTAAATGATTTAATATCAGACGGACTAACCCGTATTAGAAATGCAAGCATGAGAAAGCTTGAAACAGCTAAACTACTTCACTCTAAAGTCGTCGAGGCTACACTTTCCATCCTTGCAGCAAAGGGCTACGTAGAAAGCTATAATGTCGTAGAAGAGAACAACAAGAAATTCATAAATGTAGTTTTAAAATACGACGATCATGGCAGAAGCATCATAAACGAACTAAAAAGAGTTTCAAAGCCAGGACGTAGAGTATATCAAGGAAAAGATGATATCAAACGCTTTAAAAATGGCTATGGAACGGTCATAGTCAGCACCAGTAAAGGCGTTATGAGCGGTATAGAAGCGAGTAAAGTAGGTGTTGGCGGCGAGGTTCTTTGCACAGTTTGGTAA
- the rpsQ gene encoding 30S ribosomal protein S17 — protein MALKREIQGVVLQKAGDKTATILVERRVMHPRYHKFVKRFKKYLVHDEKNETNAGDTVVAVECRPLSARKSFRLKAIVAKGVE, from the coding sequence ATGGCATTAAAAAGAGAAATTCAAGGCGTAGTTTTACAAAAAGCGGGTGATAAGACGGCTACTATTTTAGTAGAAAGACGCGTTATGCACCCAAGATATCATAAATTTGTAAAACGTTTTAAAAAGTATTTGGTTCATGATGAAAAAAATGAGACAAATGCAGGAGATACTGTCGTAGCCGTTGAGTGCAGACCGCTTTCGGCTCGCAAATCTTTCCGCTTGAAAGCTATTGTTGCAAAGGGAGTTGAGTAA
- the rpsS gene encoding 30S ribosomal protein S19, with protein sequence MARSLKKGPFVDDHVMKKVVAAKASNDNKPIKTWSRRSTIVPEMIGLTFNVHNGKSFIPVYVTENHIGYKLGEFAPTRTFKGHKGSVQKKIGK encoded by the coding sequence ATGGCAAGATCACTCAAAAAAGGTCCTTTCGTAGATGATCACGTAATGAAAAAAGTTGTCGCTGCTAAGGCTAGCAATGACAATAAACCGATCAAAACTTGGTCAAGACGCAGTACGATTGTGCCTGAAATGATTGGACTAACTTTTAACGTTCATAACGGTAAGAGCTTTATTCCTGTGTATGTAACAGAAAACCACATCGGCTACAAGCTTGGCGAATTTGCTCCGACACGCACATTTAAGGGCCACAAAGGCTCCGTGCAAAAGAAAATCGGTAAGTAG
- the rplF gene encoding 50S ribosomal protein L6: MSRIGKQPIAIPSGVDVSVANSVLKFKKGNNTKELDTKGHVDVKVENGHIVFSPKGDDRQSRAYWGTYRALANNIVTGLTSGFTRQLEINGVGYKAAAKGKILELTLGFSHLINYELPSGVEASVDKNIITIKGDDKQVVGQVAAQVRGFRPPEPYKGKGVKYVEERIIRKAGKTSKK; this comes from the coding sequence ATGTCACGTATAGGAAAACAACCTATCGCTATCCCAAGCGGGGTGGATGTTAGCGTTGCAAATAGCGTCCTAAAATTTAAAAAGGGCAACAATACAAAAGAGCTCGACACAAAAGGGCATGTCGATGTCAAGGTAGAAAACGGTCATATAGTATTTTCACCAAAGGGTGATGACCGCCAAAGCAGGGCCTACTGGGGAACATATAGGGCACTAGCGAACAATATAGTCACAGGTCTTACAAGCGGCTTCACTCGCCAGCTTGAGATCAATGGCGTCGGCTACAAAGCGGCCGCAAAAGGTAAAATTTTAGAGCTTACTCTAGGCTTTTCGCATCTTATAAATTATGAGCTTCCAAGTGGCGTCGAGGCTAGCGTAGATAAAAACATCATAACTATAAAAGGCGATGATAAGCAAGTAGTCGGTCAAGTCGCAGCTCAAGTAAGAGGCTTTAGACCGCCAGAGCCGTATAAAGGCAAGGGTGTTAAATATGTCGAAGAGCGCATAATCCGCAAAGCGGGCAAGACATCTAAGAAATAA